One genomic segment of Schistosoma haematobium chromosome 6, whole genome shotgun sequence includes these proteins:
- the GLIPR1_4 gene encoding Glioma pathoproteinsis- protein 1 (EggNog:ENOG41KOG3017~COG:T), protein MPAEAILQPLEWNDELEAAAQRWSQKCDAYDEKPIGSVGKFDSVGRNTAVHSELAEAVTYWMKESDHYDHKSDRCEPPHQCDSYKQIVQAETAYVGCGYTRCPGYEYPANMLIACFYSPAVIKRQPYTDEKNCGCKNVTEGQNGINEKKKKVEQKKEYVKWKMEKKEEKKAEEKEKNKTEKKRKLEEK, encoded by the exons ATGCCAGCGGAAGCAATACTACAGCCTCTT GAGTGGAACGATGAATTGGAGGCGGCGGCTCAACGCTGGTCTCAAAAATGTGATGCTTATGACGAGAAACCGATTGGAAGTGTTGGTAAATTTGACTCCGTGGGTCGAAACACCGCTGTACACTCCGAGTTGGCAGA AGCTGTTACTTATTGGATGAAAGAATCGGACCACTATGATCACAAATCAGACCGCTGTGAGCCACCGCATCAATGTGACAGTTACAAGCAG ATAGTTCAAGCAGAAACGGCTTACGTAGGATGTGGCTATACCAGATGTCCAGGCTATGAATATCCAGCAAACATGTTGATTGCCTGTTTCTACTCACCCGC GGTGATAAAACGTCAACCGTACACTGACGAAAAGAACTGTGGATGCAAGAATGTAACTGAGGGTCAGAATGGAATAAatgagaagaagaaaaaagtgGAGCAGAAGAAGGAGTATGTGAAATGGAAAATGGAAAAGAAGGAAGAGAAGAAGGCGGAGGAGAAGGAGAAGAATAAAACTGAGAAAAAGAGGAAATTGGAAGAGAAGTGA